The Thamnophis elegans isolate rThaEle1 chromosome Z, rThaEle1.pri, whole genome shotgun sequence DNA window GTTTATTAAAATAGtcagttttgccatctctgcaAGCACCATaatttttccatccattcttcagtTTTGGGATTGGTGCATCTTTCCGTTTCTGTGCATACTGTCAAACAAATATTCCAAATCTTTTCTTCTAACCACTGTTGTGTCCATAATATAGTATAAAGTCCTTCTGGAACTATTCTGCTTCTAACTACAGCTGGAGATTCCTATATTTTAACTGCTCTTTGCAACCACAAAGAGAACTAGCACATTGGAGAAATTACTTTTGCTTTAATATTACCCTTAAATACTATAGAGCAAGGTCACTTTAGTTTAAACGCAGGAACAAAACTTTATGTAATTAGATGCTTAGAAACTGCATTTTTCTTGTTAAAAATTCCATAAAGTGTGTAGCATGCTATCTTCTCTACTGATCCGGAGCTACATAGAATGGTCTGTACAATCTAAGACTACTTCTTATTCAATTGTGAAGAAAGCATAGTCACCAAAGCATGGCAACTTAATGATGCCCATCAGATAACTAAAAGAAATCTCGAACAAACCAGGTTAATCAGATTTCTCTTGCTGTTGCTAGATATCTGGGCCTTACATGAAACTTAGCCAGAAATTTGCTCAAAGCATCTAATGAGACAAAGAATAATGTTGACCTTGACTCCCAGTAACTTCAGGGACAAATTCAAATAATTTCCTTGCTAACAATGTAAAGATGATTTACTACTGCTTTCCtcctggattttttcccctcacttCCTAAATTAATCTACAGCCTTGGAATATCTAACAAAGGCTTTCAAAATTCGCTTTCAGAAGACAACATTAGAAAATATTCCCCTATTCCACGCAACAAGTTTAAACTAGATGGAATGACTGCATCTTATTTCTTTAATGTAACAGAGGTTGTGATGTAATCTCACTCACGTGGCTAATATAACATATTTGCAAAGAGCTTTGAGAAGGGCCTTCGTGCCTCCACGGTGGAAATGCAGAGCTTGAATGGAAATGCCTTCTTTGGTGATGAAGATGAGATATGACCAGCCGAGGCCTGGTTTACTCTTACGGATGGATTTCAGCTCAGACAAGCTGAGAGAGAAGGCCCACTGACCACGAGGGACTGGAGATTTTGACCCAGAAACTGGTAGGGGAAACACAGGAAAAGCATAGTAACAAAGGCAAAGGAAACAAAACCCCACAATTTCTAGCTACTCTCTTTTTCTCATCCCCATGTTTCATTCCTTATTGCAACTTCATCAGTAAACCTAAATGTACAATACTGAAATTCATAAAAGGAAACTAGTGCTTCCTTTTTCAATTCACCAGCTGTTTCCTCCTGAACCCGAGACCTTGTCCCCACTGTACTGATTACGGCCCAATCTGGTTCATATCCTGGATCAAAATGTTCTTCCTCAGCTTGGGAGCCAATGGTATCCTAGTAAAGAGAAAACAAGATTAGAGGACATTTCAATGTTTTTAAATACGTCCCTCATAGTGTCTTTAAGGCAATGCTCCTTTAGGTCCTGTTCCAAATTGCATCCATAGCAAACtattgatttgcttaatgactgctggaaaaaggttgtaaaatcatgaATTTTGTGTGActgacccattttacaactctCACAAGTTACAACcatgatgggcaggctccattacagtcataactcaaggactacctgtacaataatACTAGGAGAATTTAAGACATGTACAATTGAAACTCTAGCATTGTTCTTTATTCTTGTAACTATTTTCTTCAAGagactgaaggttttttttaacttgtatATAAACTACAAGGATATTACTCTGCAAAGAACAAGCAACTTGATTAAACAAGAAAACTACTAATCTAAAGAAATGTATTTTTGCTTCTGCCAAAATATAGAGAGCAAATATACCACAGAATTTAATACATATAGGTTGATGATTAAATCAGCAGAAAGCCTTACCTTTTTAGTGTACATGATTTGAGCAGTATCTGAAGAGTCGTCCACAGGGGTCCATTGTAGTAAAGTATCTGAACCCTGAATAAAAAGGAAGCAACATTACAATAAAATATTCCAACAAAATCCCTCATCCCAAGAATtggtttttaaattttgaaatttaagTGATCAAATGAGTACTGAATTTCACGTTTCCTTCTTGAAAAGCAGCTGATGAAATACTACTCATTCCCCACTTTGTTATCTAAAATATCATCACAACCTGCCTAATGCTTTTTGATGTGCACTTCTTAAATCATAAATTATGGGAAACTTAAAATTTcttctgaaatatttaaaatgtttatgtaCTACATAAACtactacttgtgcacatgcattAAGCtagcatacagatagtcctcatttaacaactgcctcatttagttaTTGCAATTACAATAGTgataaaaaagtaactttacaaccagACCACACATTTATAGCTTTCTCAGGTctgcaaagcaaaggaaaactgaagcaAGATCATAAACATTGCAATGTTTACTTAGCTTAACGGccgagttgccagtcccaactgtggtcattTAATGAGGACAACTTGTATTATGAACAAACTGTAGAAACTCTTGGACTCAAATACAAAGCTTCTGCTATTCTGACCAGTTTTGTTCAAATTAATGCTAATTACCTTTAACCATAATGTCACAATTAGACAATATTACAAAGCTACAAAAACCTCAAATTCTTCCTCCAGCATCCAAAAagcaagagaaggggaaaaaatcttgagCCTGTTTGGCTCATTCATTTAATGGTAAATAAGACTGaacaggatttccccccccccaaatgtaacCAATACAATACTCCAACACCCAGATTTTCTCACCACGACCACATAGCCTCCTGCTTCAACCCAATGGACAATCTATCTTGACCCACCTTCTCAATGATGCGGATAACTCCAGGTATGAGGGAATCCTGGTCAGGATGCCGCTTTGCACTGGTGTGTAAATAGACCCCATCTTTCTCAAAAGCAATCTGAAAAAagtcagaagaaaagaaatggaaggggCAAGAAAAGGACCAGTATCCCACTCCTCcagttcccccaccccccaaagtgCAGCTCAAGTAACAAGATCCAAACTTCTTTAATGGTTTATTGTCAAAGCCTCCAAACAAGTCCAaaacaaaaggggaaagaaaCCCATTTTACATAACCATAACGCTGGTAACCAACTTCTACATACTACCAGGGGAAGGATTCTCAATGTACGCCTCCCTGTAACTTCCAGGGCGGAAGAAAGCACATTTCCCCATTTCTGCCAAACCAGTTTCCATACGGAATGACACAGCCGGCCGTCGGCTCCCGGGGAATCATTTTCGGCtcatgctggggaaaaaaaccctcaaccCTCTTTCCTTtgagagcccatttttgctctagGGAGCCCAAGGAGGATCACCCTGGAGGATAAAAGGCCTCTCTTACCCTGCAGCCCCCTAACTCCATTCTGCCTGACAGCTACTTCCTGAAAAACAAATACGTCATTTCCTGCTCCGATCGACCCCGCCCTTTTCATAGAGCAGTTTTCTCTGTTTTTAATGTTTCGTGAAGCCACCATCATTGTTTCTGGCgcggggggaaaaaaactcaagCTGGAATGGTTGGATGTCTTGTTTGGACACCCAGGTGAAGCTTTTGGCGACATCTTTGGAAAGGTCAAAATGACTAGATCTTTAAACATGACATTCTCGCCAGTGTGCAAGCAATGTTAAATAATTATGCACCGGTTAAGCAATGTTTACACATTCGGATAACTTAATAAGGCATGAAACAGAAAACATATTTTATGATTTAACTAGGGAGGCTGGCACGTGGAAACATCTGGATGATTTTGGCCTCGGAAACTAAGCTGGatgaattatatattatataattatatagtcCAGGATTAATTATAATATGGTTGGGAGACTTTTAAACAATATCAATACTGGATATCGGGTGCGGGGGATTAATGCCAATAAATTATTACCAAGAAAATTATGTCCATTAAATATTTGAAGCTCATCTAAAGTTTCTTGCAATTATTACCAAGGGATCCCTCTCTTGGTGCGGGAAAAGTGAGGGAATTTTATTGAATGAAATAATATATGAAATTAATCTTGCAGCAGAAAGAAAGTGAATCCTTTCCCCATCTTtatatatatggggggggggtttctatcAATAGACAAATAACTTACAAACTTTAGAGCAGTTTCCGAGTGGGATGCTTCctgagacttcaactcccagaattcatagcaAAGTGGCCATGTTGGCTGGGGTGTTCATACAATACTTAGAAGTTGATAGGCTGTAAAACTCTGCTTAATAATATCGTATTTTAGCAATATAAGTGTTTGATGttaatgattatatatatatatgttatatttgtgctgataaataaataaagggagactagtatagatctaaatcttcctcccatatttgggcataccaggggttgtgactttaaatatatgtatgtatgtatgtatgtatgatgtatgcatgtgtgtgtgtgtgtgtgtgtgtgtgtgtgtatatatatatacacacacacacacacacacacacattatatatattatatatatacatacatacatacatacatatatttaaatatttatatattaattaaatttatatatatataaatcttttCTGCTAAGCACCATCAAACAAGACACACCTATCTTAGGTCCTAGTGAAGagctagataaaaatgccaaatccagtctaaacatctggctggctgtacAATGTACCCTAAGAAATGCCTCCCAGCTCCAGGGATTATGGACAGCTCACACAACCAAGCAAATAAATCAGAATAATATCAATAATACAGTAGAAAAATTATAGCAAGCATGGTGAAGTGAGGGATCTCAGAGACTCCAGACTTCCAGGTCTGACCAGGCGATGGCAGCAAATAGCTTAGAGCACGTTTTATCAACCTTAACTATTTTAAATTGtgtggcattctgggagttgaagtccacaaatcctcAAGTAGCCAAGATTGATAAACGCTGGCTTAGAAGCTTCTgcctctctttgctgccatctgctgtTCTGTAGAATATCTGCAGCATAGCAACATTTTGCTTTAGGGACGTGAAGGGTTTTAGTCATCCTGCCTGTAGCAACCCGCTAGTGACTCCTGGCGGATATGGTTTAAATCGCGGGCGGAAATTCTCAGCCGAGAATTTGCCATGTTTTAAACAGAGATTCTTTTAAACTTGAGGTTCTTCAACTTTCACGTGGGTACCTTGAGATACTCTCTCGCCTCTTCCTTATAGAAGTTCGGCGGGTTTCCTACTAAGTTCATAGTCACATGTAGCTTTTCCCCcactctcttttaatatgctatCTCTAGAATGATAGGTATCTCCTCTCCGCCATTCGGATTTTGGTAAGCCCTCagaatttaaacataaataatcgaatgaatttaatatttaatgtgaACTGGGTTCCCATAAACAACCACCACGCATGCGTCTGAGAAATCGCTCACCCTTGCGATGCCATCTTTGGGTAGGGTAAAAGAAAACCAATGGACGTTCTCGACTCCTCCCCACCCCCGCGACGCCCTCCTTTGTTCCCCGCCCTCCATCTTTGAAAAGGGCAGCGTGTGGGCGCTGCTCTCATGTCTTATAAGGGCGGTCGGAGGAGGCGGAGCCTTGGGGGTGGGTAAGGGGAGGTGGCGGTTGTTgtttagaagaggaggaggaggagggggcggcaTAAGTGTCCTGGGAAGGGTTAAAGGTGAGAGGTCAGGATTCCAGCTGCTGGACCCCcaagggggctgggaggggacgGGTCTCCGGTGCTTAAGCgaggagaaggggggggaaaggaataAGAGGTAGGAGAAGGTAATATGCGTCACCCTCCCCTCTCGCCGCTTCCTTTCGGAGCCctgcttggggaggggagggggtgctggggagagaaaggaaaggtttgtgccgtgggggggggggtttctcttCTTCCAgtgctgtctgtctgtcggtaTGTGTCCACCCACCCCCCTTTGCTTTTATTCTAGGGCTGTGTCCTTTGCTTTGGCTGTGCCCCTCTTTGGCTGTGCCCTGTTGAAAAAGGGGGCTTTCCCCCCTGCATAGCCTTCCCTgcatcccaccaccaccaccacacccgGTGCATGCTCTTTCCAGAGCAGCCTTTATCCCGAACCCCACTTTCTGCCCTGCAAGCTATGGTGGTTTGTTTGACTTTTGCAAGCCCTTGCTCTGGCTGCTGCTCTCCAAGAACCCAGAGGGCTCCAGCTTCTTTGGCTCCTCCAGGTGTGCTTGTGGCTTCTCTTGGTTTCCATGCAGGCTGTTGGTGGTGGCTTcttaactttttcttttcaactccTGCTCAGTGCCAGGTGTTATGAATTCAGGCTCCGGTTACGCTGCTAAACTGAACTCCCTCTCGGAGGCAGACCAGGTTCCCTCTCTGAGACAGACCAAGTTTCTTGGCCTTCTGGCCATTCCTGGTCTCTCCTAAAAGTGGCCCAGGTTGAACCTGGGCTGTGACATTAATTGGTTAGGCAAATTGACTCAAAGTATTTTGCTTTTCGACTGGGCAAAAACCACCATAAGTGGCAGAAGctgtctttaaaaataataaaaagagtcATAGTGTGAATCTGAATGCCTGTTGCAGTGCGGTATTTGTGTCGCTTAGAAACAGGTGTTTGTTTTCTTCCtgtgaatatttaatattttcatcAGCTCAGCTTTTTAACTATGGATGAGTTCTGTTCCACTGTGCAATGGTTTAACCTCAGTGTCCTTCTTGTTTTGTTTGCCTGCAGAATGACAGATATGGCAGATAATCATAAAGAAAATTGGGTAGCCCTGGTGGCTGCAGCAGAACAGTACCGGCGTCAAACAGGCAACGAAATTGTTTTGCTCACAGCCTTCCGGGCACCACCCCCTGGCAACTACAGCTATGTGCAGCATGGGAGTGGGGCTCTAGCAGATGCTGTTCAGCGCTACCTCGAAGATATTGCAGTGGTTCATAAAACCACTGCTTTCACCTATATTGCCCGCCCTCCCTCAAACCCTCATCCACCTCCCCCACAAGGATCCTATTCCCAAAATTACCTTCCTACTTATGCTCCAGATGAACCTGCCCCACACAGGACGCCTGCCTCCCAGGGAGGCCTGCCTCAGGCTTCGGGAGGCCAAGAAAACGAacatgaagatgaagatgacgAAGGTGACAGAAACACATTGACCGAACTGGAACAACCGGGTGGGAGAAACCTTCCTAGTGACGCTACTGGTATGTCTCTGTGCAACAAGCTTGCATTTATAGCTTGTTTttctataaattgtttcaattagCCTGCAATAAATATATGTCAGATATCAACCCAGTAGGCTGCTCATCCCAAACCTTTACTTGAAAAGCCAGGCTTGGACAATACTGTGGCAATTACTGCGTAGAGGTAGAGAGAGACCTATGCCTGTAGATATgcactgcttttaaaaaaaaaaagttctctaaCAGAGGTCAACCTTCCCCAGTCAGGTGTTCTCCAGATGTGTCAGACTTTAATTCCCAGGACCTGCCAGCCAGCATCTGGATAGAAGGCCCAGGCATGTTAAAATCCAACCCCTGGATGCCTGAATGTAGGTCCACAATAAATATTAAGAGTGTAGTGGACtacactatacaggtagtcctcaacttatgatcacaattgagcccaaaaggttttgttgttaagtgagagatttaagtgagttttgttccattttacgaccttacatgccacaattgttaagtgaatcactgcagttcttaactagtaacctggttgttaagtgaatcttgtttccccattgactttgcttgtcagaaggtcgccaaaggtgatcacatgaccttgggacata harbors:
- the AKT1S1 gene encoding proline-rich AKT1 substrate 1, with product MTDMADNHKENWVALVAAAEQYRRQTGNEIVLLTAFRAPPPGNYSYVQHGSGALADAVQRYLEDIAVVHKTTAFTYIARPPSNPHPPPPQGSYSQNYLPTYAPDEPAPHRTPASQGGLPQASGGQENEHEDEDDEGDRNTLTELEQPGGRNLPSDATGLFVMDEDSPSQDYEPFFDSDVESTDDGSLSEEAPGQTAPPPPSHQYAKSLPVSVPIWGFKEQRQEMRSSDEENSKHSSPDLEKIAASMKALVLRVSDGTEMFGDLPRPRLNTSDFQKLHRKY